The following proteins are co-located in the Telopea speciosissima isolate NSW1024214 ecotype Mountain lineage chromosome 9, Tspe_v1, whole genome shotgun sequence genome:
- the LOC122639117 gene encoding F-box/FBD/LRR-repeat protein At1g13570-like, whose translation MSLSKMKRDPSLQGSTTISDMPPNIIENILSRLPIKEAVRTCILSKEWRFNWVTLPELIFDCFLIHTFINQNLNLVRFIDEVLSHHRGPICKFEISHLWFPYTTDIIDKWILCLSRNYIQKLILRLQPWPINYELPSCIYSCEHLIHLELSFCTLRRPPLFANFESLRSLVLYKVDFVGFTFENLISRCPQLEKLKIEGFTDSTDLLIYAPKLQELVVVGFCKVMQNIHFKNTPQLASVSLHLLCFGLRGVLMNQNHEGISRLMKVFGSLVGIEKLSVGGNFLKFLAVDLIPMRLPNAFYHLKRLDLEICFKDLHMMSAGLCLIRSAPNLEELKIDAVPHTYTTSGFWEVPDGLECSLNHLQNVIITRFDGLRLQLEFIKLLLTITPALEKMSIHGFKHIDAQGQPMNGSRMLEELMHLRRASMNAQFEYFEANELVGF comes from the exons ATGTCTCTTTCAAAGATGAAAAGGGATCCAAGTTTACAAGGATCTACTACAATCAGTGATATGCCTCCAAACATCATAGAAAACATCCTTTCCCGTTTGCCTATTAAGGAAGCTGTGAGAACTTGCATCTTATCAAAAGAGTGGAGATTTAACTGGGTTACTCTTCCAGAGCTTATATTTGATTGTTTCCTCATACATACTTTTATAAACCAGAATCTTAATCTTGTAAGATTTATTGATGAAGTTCTCTCCCATCATAGAGGCCCAATCTGCAAGTTCGAGATCTCTCATCTGTGGTTTCCATATACCACAGATATAATAGATAAGTGGATACTATGCTTATCGAGAAATTATATACAAAAATTAATCCTTCGTCTGCAACCCTGGCCTATAAATTATGAGTTACCATCTTGTATCTACTCTTGTGAACACCTGATTCATTTGGAACTCAGTTTTTGCACACTTAGACGTCCACCATTGTTTGCAAACTTCGAGTCCCTCCGAAGCCTTGTGCTTTATAAAGTTGATTTTGTTGGGTTCACATTTGAGAATCTGATTTCTAGGTGTCCACAACTTGAGAAGTTGAAAATAGAAGGATTTACAGATTCCACTGACCTATTAATCTATGCTCCTAAGTTACAAGAGTTGGTCGTGGTTGGGTTTTGCAAGGTTATGCAAAATATACACTTCAAGAACACCCCACAACTAGCAAGTGTCTCTCTTCATTTGCTATGTTTTGGTTTGAGAGGAGTACTTATGAATCAAAATCACGAAGGAATTTCCCGTTTGATGAAGGTTTTTGGAAGTCTTGTAGGAATTGAGAAGCTTTCTGTGGGTGGTAATTTTCTGAAA TTCTTGGCTGTGGATTTGATACCCATGAGGCTTCCGAATGCTTTTTATCATCTAAAGAGATTGGATCTGGAAATCTGCTTTAAAGATTTGCATATGATGTCAGCGGGACTTTGCTTGATCAGAAGCGCCCCAAACTTGGAGGAACTCAAGATCGAt GCGGTTCCCCACACATACACTACTTCAGGATTTTGGGAAGTACCAGATGGACTAGAGTGCTCATTAAACCATCTTCAAAATGTGATTATTACACGTTTTGATGGTCTAAGACTTCAACTAGAATTCATTAAATTACTACTCACTATTACACCTGCTCTTGAGAAGATGAGTATTCATGGCTTCAAACATATTGATGCCCAAGGCCAGCCCATGAATGGATCAAGGATGTTGGAGGAATTGATGCATTTACGTAGAGCGTCCATGAATGCACAATTTGAATACTTTGAGGCAAATGAATTAGTGGGATTTTAA
- the LOC122640812 gene encoding putative pentatricopeptide repeat-containing protein At3g13770, mitochondrial, whose amino-acid sequence MLWRTTCFLLQTNRFSSLSVPFITQMTSHFPPISNLKHLCIKGHLKDALIEMAIQGEQMCFEGYDSLLTQCVNQKAVREGQRVHAHMIKTRYLPPVYLRTRLIVMYNKCNYLNDARQVLDEMPERNVVSWTAMISAYSQRGYTFEALDLFVQMLRSGTLPNEFTFATILTSCSGACGLNHGRQIHSLLIKRNFESHIFVGSSLLDMYAKSGEIHEARGVFERLPERDVVSCTAIIAGYAQLGLDEDALELFRQLQKEGMESNYVTYASVLTALSGLAALDHGRQVHNRVLRSELLSYVVLQNSLIDMYSKCGSLTYSRMVFDGMSERTVITWNAMLVGYGKHGRGREVVELFRLMRKENEVKPDSITFMAVLSGCSHGGLVDEGLSIFDEMVSAENEVEPEIQHYGCVVDLLGRSGQVDRALAFIEQMPFTPTAAIWGSLLGACRVHANVPVGEYVARRLFDIEPQNAGNYVILSNLYASLGRWEDVTMLRQLMMEKSVTKEPGRSWIKQGRTVHSFHASDRSHPRKEEVVAKVKELSEKIKEAGYVPDLSCVLHDVDEEQKERILLGHSEKLALAFGMIVTPPGLPIRIMKNLRICVDCHNFAKYLSKGYLREVFLRDSNRFHHIVGGTCSCGDYW is encoded by the exons ATGCTCTGGAGAACCACCTGCTTTCTCCTTCAGACAAACcgcttttcttctctctctgttcCATTCATCACCCAAATGACCTCCCATTTCCCTCCAATTTCAAATCTGAAACACCTTTGCATCAAAGGCCACTTAAAAGATGCCTTGATAGAAATGGCAATTCAAGGGGAACAGATGTGTTTCGAAGGCTACGATTCTTTGTTAACACAATGTGTGAACCAGAAAGCTGTTAGAGAGGGCCAGAGAGTCCATGCCCACATGATAAAAACTCGTTATCTCCCACCTGTTTACCTTAGAACCAGGCTTATTGTTATGTATAATAAGTGTAATTATCTTAATGATGCTAGGCAAGTGCTTGATGAAATGCCTGAAAGGAATGTTGTTTCTTGGACGGCCATGATTTCTGCTTATTCTCAGAGGGGATATACATTTGAAGCTTTGGATCTCTTTGTACAGATGTTAAGATCAG GTACACTGCCGAATGAGTTCACTTTTGCGACGATACTTACTTCTTGTTCAGGTGCTTGTGGCTTAAACCATGGTAGGCAAATCCACTCTCTCTTAATCAAGAGGAACTTTGAATCACACATATTTGTTGGGAGCTCACTTCTTGACATGTATGCCAAATCTGGTGAAATCCATGAAGCACGAGGAGTCTTTGAAAGGTTGCCCGAAAGGGATGTTGTGTCTTGCACTGCAATCATTGCTGGCTATGCTCAATTAGGTCTTGATGAAGATGCATTAGAATTATTCCGCCAGTTACAGAAGGAAGGGATGGAATCGAATTATGTGACCTATGCTAGTGTTTTAACTGCATTGTCTGGGCTCGCTGCATTGGATCATGGCCGACAAGTCCACAACAGGGTCCTCCGATCTGAACTGCTGTCTTATGTGGTTCTCCAGAATTCTCTGATTGATATGTACTCAAAATGTGGAAGCCTCACTTACTCAAGAATGGTTTTTGATGGGATGTCTGAGAGAACTGTCATCACATGGAATGCAATGCTCGTGGGGTATGGTAAGCATGGGCGGGGAAGAGAGGTGGTTGAACTTTTCAGGTTGATGAGGAAAGAAAATGAAGTCAAGCCTGATAGTATAACTTTCATGGCAGTTCTATCAGGTTGCAGCCATGGGGGGTTGGTTGATGAAGGGTTGAGTATTTTTGATGAAATGGTTAGTGCAGAAAATGAAGTTGAACCAGAGATACAGCATTATGGATGTGTTGTTGATTTGCTTGGACGTTCTGGACAAGTAGACAGGGCTTTGGCCTTCATCGAACAGATGCCATTTACACCAACTGCAGCTATTTGGGGTTCACTTTTAGGGGCATGTAGAGTTCATGCTAATGTTCCTGTTGGAGAATATGTGGCTCGGCGCCTTTTTGATATTGAGCCACAAAATGCCGGGAACTATGTTATTCTTTCAAATTTATATGCTTCTTTGGGAAGATGGGAAGATGTGACCATGTTGAGGCAGTTGATGATGGAGAAGTCTGTGACTAAGGAGCCAGGGCGAAGCTGGATCAAGCAAGGGCGGACAGTACATAGTTTTCATGCCAGTGATCGATCCCAcccaagaaaggaagaggtgGTTGCAAAGGTGAAGGAATTGTCAGAAAAGATCAAGGAAGCAGGTTATGTTCCTGATCTCAGCTGTGTGTTGCATGATGTGGATGAGGAGCAGAAGGAGAGGATACTTCTTGGCCACAGTGAGAAATTGGCCCTGGCATTTGGGATGATTGTCACTCCTCCAGGGCTTCCTATCAGGATCATGAAAAATCTCCGTATTTGTGTGGATTGCCATAATTTTGCCAAGTATCTATCCAAGGGTTATTTAAGAGAAGTATTCCTTAGGGATAGTAACCGTTTTCATCACATTGTTGGAGGAACATGCTCTTGTGGGGATTACTGGTGA